A window of the Cannabis sativa cultivar Pink pepper isolate KNU-18-1 chromosome X, ASM2916894v1, whole genome shotgun sequence genome harbors these coding sequences:
- the LOC133031841 gene encoding uncharacterized protein LOC133031841 isoform X3, which produces MHGLTEKLTLKEVASVFFSGALKDDEDYVKIALVYFFAGYLYGYPQGKKIDNFIFAMVNGDDYIEVFNRFGWRKLLWEKTFHHLKIALKDGNNTFEQLAKKKMIEKGYKLKGFPIAFLIWLYEIIPSLSPRFCNRISNKIPRVLNWENSPTTEFSELIQGVFNNPKIVVKDFVASSGEKSQRLFSKFKLDPKYVPKRIGGAVSSDEVNDEVSHGKLDQICAEITSIKECQQQIKDGISSLRIEFLGEFAKLAEIINGLKKKENDGSSKDSEFFSSPIREVTSFFCLVFFDYRFVVCGFIIVFLSFC; this is translated from the exons ATGCATGGGCTTACTGAGAAGCTTACGCTGAAGGAAGTTGCTAGTGTTTTCTTCAGTGGTGCGTTGAAAGACGACGAAGATTATGTGAAGATAGCCCTTGTATACTTCTTCGCTGGTTATTTGTATGGTTATCCCCAAGGGAAAAAGATTGACAACTTCATCTTTGCTATGGTTAATGGGGATGATTACATTGAAGTTTTTAATCGGTTTGGATGGAGGAAATTATTGTGGGAAAAGACTTTTCATCACTTGAAGATTGCATTAAAAGATGGGAACAACACCTTTGAACAGCTTGCTAAGAAGAAGATGATTGAGAAGGGTTACAAGCTTAAAGGCTTTCCTATTGCATTTCTTATTTGGCTGTACGAGATTATCCCGTCTTTGTCTCCTCGATTTTGCAATAGAATCAGCAACAAGATTCCTCGCGTTCTGAATTGGGAGAATAGCCCTACAACGGAGTTTAGTGAGTTGATTCAGGGTGTGTTCAACAATCCgaag ATTGTTGTAAAGGATTTTGTTGCTTCAAGTGGTGAAAAATCTCAAAGGCTTTTTTCTAAATTCAAGCTTGATCCTAAATATGTTCCGAAGAGGATTGGTGGCGCTGTGTCTTCTGATGAAGTAAATGATGAG GTATCTCATGGAAAGTTGGACCAGATTTGTGCTGAAATTACTTCTATCAAAGAGTGCCAACAACAAATTAAGGATGGTATTTCCAGCTTGAGGATTGAGTTTTTGGGTGAATTTGCTAAATTAGCAGAAATTATCAATggattgaagaagaaggagaatgaTGGAAGTTCTAAGGACTCTGAATTTTTTTCATCCCCTATAAGAGAGGTAACTAGTTTCTTTTGTTTAGTGTTTTTTGATTATAGGTTTGTTGTTTGtggttttattatagtttttttatcattttgttGA
- the LOC133031841 gene encoding uncharacterized protein LOC133031841 isoform X1 — MHGLTEKLTLKEVASVFFSGALKDDEDYVKIALVYFFAGYLYGYPQGKKIDNFIFAMVNGDDYIEVFNRFGWRKLLWEKTFHHLKIALKDGNNTFEQLAKKKMIEKGYKLKGFPIAFLIWLYEIIPSLSPRFCNRISNKIPRVLNWENSPTTEFSELIQGVFNNPKIVVKDFVASSGEKSQRLFSKFKLDPKYVPKRIGGAVSSDEVNDEVKVLKTSFCLYFFCVCLSLVMFMFFMYTIQVSHGKLDQICAEITSIKECQQQIKDGISSLRIEFLGEFAKLAEIINGLKKKENDGSSKDSEFFSSPIREVTSFFCLVFFDYRFVVCGFIIVFLSFC; from the exons ATGCATGGGCTTACTGAGAAGCTTACGCTGAAGGAAGTTGCTAGTGTTTTCTTCAGTGGTGCGTTGAAAGACGACGAAGATTATGTGAAGATAGCCCTTGTATACTTCTTCGCTGGTTATTTGTATGGTTATCCCCAAGGGAAAAAGATTGACAACTTCATCTTTGCTATGGTTAATGGGGATGATTACATTGAAGTTTTTAATCGGTTTGGATGGAGGAAATTATTGTGGGAAAAGACTTTTCATCACTTGAAGATTGCATTAAAAGATGGGAACAACACCTTTGAACAGCTTGCTAAGAAGAAGATGATTGAGAAGGGTTACAAGCTTAAAGGCTTTCCTATTGCATTTCTTATTTGGCTGTACGAGATTATCCCGTCTTTGTCTCCTCGATTTTGCAATAGAATCAGCAACAAGATTCCTCGCGTTCTGAATTGGGAGAATAGCCCTACAACGGAGTTTAGTGAGTTGATTCAGGGTGTGTTCAACAATCCgaag ATTGTTGTAAAGGATTTTGTTGCTTCAAGTGGTGAAAAATCTCAAAGGCTTTTTTCTAAATTCAAGCTTGATCCTAAATATGTTCCGAAGAGGATTGGTGGCGCTGTGTCTTCTGATGAAGTAAATGATGAGGTCAAGGtattaaaaaccagtttctgtTTGTATTTCTTTTGTGTATGTTTATCATTAGTTATGTTCATGTTTTTTATGTATACTATTCAGGTATCTCATGGAAAGTTGGACCAGATTTGTGCTGAAATTACTTCTATCAAAGAGTGCCAACAACAAATTAAGGATGGTATTTCCAGCTTGAGGATTGAGTTTTTGGGTGAATTTGCTAAATTAGCAGAAATTATCAATggattgaagaagaaggagaatgaTGGAAGTTCTAAGGACTCTGAATTTTTTTCATCCCCTATAAGAGAGGTAACTAGTTTCTTTTGTTTAGTGTTTTTTGATTATAGGTTTGTTGTTTGtggttttattatagtttttttatcattttgttGA
- the LOC133031841 gene encoding uncharacterized protein LOC133031841 isoform X2: protein MHGLTEKLTLKEVASVFFSGALKDDEDYVKIALVYFFAGYLYGYPQGKKIDNFIFAMVNGDDYIEVFNRFGWRKLLWEKTFHHLKIALKDGNNTFEQLAKKKMIEKGYKLKGFPIAFLIWLYEIIPSLSPRFCNRISNKIPRVLNWENSPTTEFSELIQGVFNNPKIVVKDFVASSGEKSQRLFSKFKLDPKYVPKRIGGAVSSDEVNDEVKVSHGKLDQICAEITSIKECQQQIKDGISSLRIEFLGEFAKLAEIINGLKKKENDGSSKDSEFFSSPIREVTSFFCLVFFDYRFVVCGFIIVFLSFC, encoded by the exons ATGCATGGGCTTACTGAGAAGCTTACGCTGAAGGAAGTTGCTAGTGTTTTCTTCAGTGGTGCGTTGAAAGACGACGAAGATTATGTGAAGATAGCCCTTGTATACTTCTTCGCTGGTTATTTGTATGGTTATCCCCAAGGGAAAAAGATTGACAACTTCATCTTTGCTATGGTTAATGGGGATGATTACATTGAAGTTTTTAATCGGTTTGGATGGAGGAAATTATTGTGGGAAAAGACTTTTCATCACTTGAAGATTGCATTAAAAGATGGGAACAACACCTTTGAACAGCTTGCTAAGAAGAAGATGATTGAGAAGGGTTACAAGCTTAAAGGCTTTCCTATTGCATTTCTTATTTGGCTGTACGAGATTATCCCGTCTTTGTCTCCTCGATTTTGCAATAGAATCAGCAACAAGATTCCTCGCGTTCTGAATTGGGAGAATAGCCCTACAACGGAGTTTAGTGAGTTGATTCAGGGTGTGTTCAACAATCCgaag ATTGTTGTAAAGGATTTTGTTGCTTCAAGTGGTGAAAAATCTCAAAGGCTTTTTTCTAAATTCAAGCTTGATCCTAAATATGTTCCGAAGAGGATTGGTGGCGCTGTGTCTTCTGATGAAGTAAATGATGAGGTCAAG GTATCTCATGGAAAGTTGGACCAGATTTGTGCTGAAATTACTTCTATCAAAGAGTGCCAACAACAAATTAAGGATGGTATTTCCAGCTTGAGGATTGAGTTTTTGGGTGAATTTGCTAAATTAGCAGAAATTATCAATggattgaagaagaaggagaatgaTGGAAGTTCTAAGGACTCTGAATTTTTTTCATCCCCTATAAGAGAGGTAACTAGTTTCTTTTGTTTAGTGTTTTTTGATTATAGGTTTGTTGTTTGtggttttattatagtttttttatcattttgttGA